In Microcebus murinus isolate Inina chromosome 20, M.murinus_Inina_mat1.0, whole genome shotgun sequence, the following are encoded in one genomic region:
- the MPHOSPH6 gene encoding M-phase phosphoprotein 6, which produces MAAERKTKLSKNLLRMKFMQRGLDSETKKQLEEEEKKIIGEEHWYLDLPALTEKESFIIEEQSFLLCEDLLYGRMSFRGFNPEVEKLMLQMNAKNKAEVVEDKTEEVDVSDEEMARRYETLVGTIGKKFAKKRDRANYEEDENGDVKLIKAKKMFLKPQD; this is translated from the exons ATGGCGGCCGAGCGGAAGACCAAGTTGTCCAAGAACCTGCTGCGCATGAAG TTCATGCAAAGGGGACTGGACTCAGAAACGAAGAAACaactagaagaggaagaaaagaaaatcattggtGAAGAGCACTGGTACTTGGATTTGCCAGCACTGACAGAGAAAGA GAGTTTCATAATAGAAGAGCAGAGTTTCTTGTTATGTGAAGATCTTCTCTATGGAAGAATGTCATTCAGAGGATTTAATCCTGAGGTTGAG aaattaatgCTTCAGATGAATGCTAAGAACAAAGCAGAAGTTGTTGAAGATAAAACAGAGGAGGTCGATGTGTCAGATGAAGAAATGGCTAGAAG ATATGAGACCTTAGTGGGGACAATTGGGAAAAAGTTTGCCAAGAAGAGAGACCGTGCCAATTATGAAGAAGATGAAAATGGAGATGTAAAACTGATTAAAGCAAAGAAGATGTTCTTAAAGCCCCAAGATTAA